Proteins from a genomic interval of Beijerinckia indica subsp. indica ATCC 9039:
- the nifA gene encoding nif-specific transcriptional activator NifA — protein MNDQDHAEAAKTMPSHRIQLSEIALIGVYEISKILTAPTRLETTLANVLNLLSSFLQMRHGTIVLLADDGAPEVAVGAGWTEEAMPAPQRYPERAIGQIVATAVPLVVHNVADHELFDANDVAALASGGAKVSFMGVPIRAGDRVVGTLTVDRIWDGESVFRFDSDVRFLVMIANLIGQTVKLHRVVARDRDRLIEESHRLQKEITKLQPMPVSKARASGIIGESPAIRAVLDKISIVARSNATMLLRGESGTGKELFARALHEMSPRASHAFVKVNCAALAESVLESELFGHEKGAFTGAVATRKGRFELADGGTLFLDEIGEISLSFQAKLLRVLQEGEFERVGGTKTLKADVRLITATNKNLEEAVRNGEFRADLYYRISVVPVILPPLRERSSDIPLLAARFLEQFNEVNGRDLVFSKQAMEVLKSCYFPGNVRELENCVQRTATFAVGESIVATDFACGQDQCLSATLWKGKTSAEAWPSKAIGGLGPFGLPGGLTEPPHQSHPHHLEAQHLAHPQAYSAPPLAPPPVAVPHMPASPVPASSHPHVPLPPVTPKPAPNVQDVWDEGGVLVDVGGGGDTERARLLEAMEKAGWVQAKAARIMGLTPRQIGYALRKHGIEIKKF, from the coding sequence ATGAACGATCAGGATCATGCGGAAGCCGCCAAGACAATGCCCTCCCACCGCATTCAACTGAGTGAGATCGCCCTTATAGGCGTCTATGAAATCTCTAAAATTCTGACTGCGCCGACCCGTCTTGAGACGACGCTCGCCAATGTCTTGAACCTGCTTTCGTCCTTCCTGCAGATGCGGCATGGCACGATCGTGTTGCTAGCCGATGACGGCGCGCCGGAAGTGGCGGTCGGAGCCGGCTGGACGGAAGAGGCCATGCCGGCGCCACAACGCTATCCGGAAAGGGCGATCGGCCAGATCGTGGCGACGGCCGTGCCGCTTGTCGTGCATAATGTCGCCGATCATGAACTCTTCGACGCGAATGATGTCGCGGCGCTCGCCTCAGGGGGCGCGAAGGTCTCCTTCATGGGTGTGCCGATCCGGGCCGGCGATCGCGTTGTCGGCACGCTCACAGTCGATCGCATCTGGGATGGCGAAAGCGTTTTCCGTTTCGATTCGGACGTGCGTTTCCTCGTGATGATCGCCAATCTGATCGGTCAAACGGTGAAATTGCATCGTGTCGTCGCGCGTGACCGCGATCGTTTGATCGAGGAAAGCCATCGTCTGCAAAAGGAAATCACCAAATTGCAGCCGATGCCGGTCAGCAAGGCGCGTGCTTCTGGTATCATTGGTGAAAGTCCGGCGATCCGTGCCGTTCTCGACAAGATTTCCATTGTCGCGCGTTCCAATGCGACCATGCTGCTGCGCGGTGAATCAGGCACAGGCAAGGAACTCTTCGCGCGTGCCTTGCATGAAATGTCACCGCGCGCCTCCCATGCCTTCGTCAAGGTCAATTGCGCGGCTCTTGCCGAGAGCGTTCTTGAATCGGAATTATTCGGTCATGAGAAAGGCGCGTTTACTGGCGCCGTGGCGACCCGCAAGGGCCGTTTTGAACTGGCCGATGGTGGCACGTTATTTCTGGATGAAATTGGCGAAATTTCGCTCTCTTTCCAGGCGAAGCTTTTGCGTGTGCTGCAAGAGGGTGAATTCGAGCGGGTCGGCGGCACCAAGACTCTCAAGGCCGATGTGCGTTTGATCACGGCCACCAACAAAAACCTTGAGGAAGCCGTGCGCAACGGCGAATTCCGCGCCGATCTTTATTATCGTATCAGCGTCGTGCCGGTGATATTGCCGCCCCTGCGGGAGCGCAGTAGCGATATTCCCTTGCTCGCCGCGCGTTTCCTCGAACAATTCAACGAGGTCAACGGACGCGATCTGGTTTTCAGCAAACAGGCGATGGAAGTGCTGAAATCCTGCTATTTTCCGGGCAATGTCCGAGAGCTCGAAAATTGCGTGCAACGGACCGCGACTTTCGCTGTGGGCGAGTCCATCGTGGCAACCGATTTCGCCTGCGGCCAGGATCAATGCCTTTCAGCGACACTCTGGAAGGGCAAGACCTCGGCCGAGGCCTGGCCGAGCAAAGCGATCGGTGGTCTTGGACCTTTCGGCTTGCCGGGCGGCCTGACGGAGCCTCCCCATCAGTCGCATCCGCATCATTTGGAGGCGCAGCATTTGGCGCATCCGCAGGCCTATTCGGCGCCGCCACTCGCGCCGCCCCCCGTCGCCGTGCCGCATATGCCGGCTTCCCCCGTGCCCGCCTCTTCTCATCCGCATGTCCCGCTTCCTCCGGTCACGCCGAAACCGGCTCCGAATGTCCAGGATGTCTGGGATGAAGGTGGAGTCCTGGTGGATGTTGGTGGTGGCGGCGATACAGAGCGCGCGCGGCTCCTGGAAGCGATGGAAAAAGCCGGTTGGGTTCAGGCCAAAGCCGCTCGCATCATGGGATTGACGCCGCGCCAGATCGGCTATGCCCTGCGTAAGCACGGGATCGAGATCAAAAAATTCTAG
- a CDS encoding 4Fe-4S dicluster domain-containing protein — protein sequence MSYKIIASQCTVCGACEFECPNAAISFKNETYVIDPKKCTECEGEFDHPQCDSVCPVPQTCVPA from the coding sequence ATGTCCTACAAGATCATCGCTTCCCAGTGCACCGTCTGCGGTGCTTGCGAATTCGAATGCCCCAACGCGGCGATCTCGTTCAAGAACGAGACCTATGTGATCGACCCCAAGAAGTGCACCGAATGCGAAGGTGAGTTCGATCATCCGCAATGCGACAGCGTCTGCCCCGTGCCGCAGACCTGCGTTCCCGCGTAA
- a CDS encoding 4Fe4S-binding leucine-rich repeat protein yields the protein MDAENDPALDWLGLPVDCHTCPHRAFLEDGQCRPAHTCILDRRIKHMDRFLRKHQSMADGFLDHPYFELRAVAAKHASLFRIAPMVNDLEPEVRMTVVARLPYERVKHLANDPDRRVRIGVALKMEGQALIARLGDSDYHVRVVIVRKLSPDLLPIAMHDPEPTVRRWVARRIVENRLIDMRHDKHPMVRLDVAERMAPESLSLFVDDPDLRVRFVAAERIGLDQVALFKDDSESIIRDLVAQRLREGEQSTALKIVLSPGDPLSPLA from the coding sequence GTGGACGCGGAAAACGATCCAGCGCTCGATTGGCTCGGCCTGCCGGTCGATTGTCACACTTGTCCGCATCGCGCTTTTCTCGAAGACGGTCAGTGCCGGCCGGCTCATACCTGCATCCTGGACCGACGCATCAAACATATGGATCGGTTCCTGCGCAAACATCAGTCCATGGCTGACGGTTTTCTCGATCATCCCTATTTCGAATTGCGCGCGGTTGCGGCCAAACATGCCTCACTGTTTCGCATCGCGCCGATGGTTAATGATCTTGAGCCCGAAGTGCGTATGACCGTGGTCGCGCGCTTACCTTATGAGCGTGTCAAACATCTTGCCAATGATCCTGATCGGCGCGTGCGCATTGGCGTCGCGTTGAAAATGGAAGGGCAAGCGTTGATCGCGCGGCTCGGTGACTCCGATTATCATGTGCGGGTCGTCATCGTTCGCAAATTGTCTCCCGATCTTTTGCCGATTGCCATGCACGACCCGGAGCCGACGGTCAGGCGTTGGGTGGCGCGGCGTATTGTGGAAAATCGCCTGATCGACATGCGTCATGACAAGCATCCCATGGTCCGGCTCGATGTCGCCGAGCGCATGGCGCCCGAAAGTTTGTCGTTGTTCGTCGATGATCCCGATCTGCGCGTTCGCTTCGTTGCCGCGGAGCGGATTGGTCTCGATCAGGTCGCGCTCTTTAAAGATGACAGTGAATCGATCATCCGCGATCTTGTCGCCCAACGCCTGCGCGAAGGCGAACAATCCACTGCTCTCAAAATCGTCCTCTCGCCGGGTGATCCTCTTTCGCCCCTTGCCTGA
- the nifB gene encoding nitrogenase cofactor biosynthesis protein NifB — protein sequence MKKMAEHKGCETDSDGGKKASCGTAAGENDLPPEIWEKVKNHPCYSEEAHHHYARMHVAVAPACNIQCNYCNRKYDCANESRPGVVSERLTPEQAAKKVLAVASTIPQMTVLGIAGPGDPLANPEKTFKTFDLIAKTAPDIKLCLSTNGLTLPDHVDTIARYNVDHVTITVNMVDAEVGAKIYPWIFYKHKRYTGKEAAQILTDRQMQGLEMLTERGILSKINSVMIPGINDEHLKEVNKAVKGRGAFLHNIMPLISAAEHGTVFGLTGQRGPTAQELKRLQDSCEGEMNMMRHCRQCRADAVGLLGEDRSAEFTTEKIMEMDVNYDLATRQAYQARVEEERNAVAGAKAAELQILADVESDIKILVAVATKGSGRINEHFGHASEFQIYELSTGKGAHFIGHRRVDLYCQGGYGEEDALETVIRAIKDCHAVFVAKIGGCPKKDLLAAGIEAIDEFAHEFIEKSAITYFKRYLEGVKDGSITHVEKGDAEIRPGEVAVDVVAAE from the coding sequence ATGAAGAAAATGGCCGAGCACAAGGGCTGCGAGACCGACAGCGACGGCGGCAAGAAGGCCAGCTGCGGTACGGCTGCTGGTGAGAACGATCTTCCGCCGGAAATCTGGGAAAAGGTCAAGAACCATCCCTGCTACAGCGAAGAAGCGCATCATCACTATGCTCGTATGCACGTTGCCGTGGCTCCGGCCTGCAACATTCAGTGCAACTATTGCAACCGCAAATATGATTGCGCCAACGAGTCCCGTCCGGGCGTCGTCTCCGAGCGTCTGACGCCGGAACAAGCCGCTAAGAAGGTTCTCGCGGTTGCTTCCACCATCCCGCAAATGACCGTTCTCGGCATTGCCGGCCCCGGCGACCCACTCGCCAATCCGGAAAAGACCTTCAAGACCTTCGACTTGATCGCGAAGACCGCTCCGGACATCAAGCTCTGCCTGTCCACCAACGGCCTGACGCTGCCCGACCATGTCGACACGATCGCCCGTTACAATGTCGATCACGTCACGATCACCGTGAACATGGTTGATGCGGAAGTCGGCGCCAAGATCTATCCCTGGATCTTCTACAAGCATAAACGCTACACCGGCAAGGAGGCCGCCCAGATCCTGACCGACCGTCAGATGCAGGGCCTTGAAATGCTGACCGAGCGCGGCATTCTCTCCAAGATCAACTCGGTGATGATCCCCGGCATCAACGACGAGCATCTGAAGGAAGTCAACAAGGCTGTCAAAGGCCGTGGCGCCTTCCTGCACAACATCATGCCGCTGATCTCCGCCGCCGAGCACGGCACGGTCTTCGGTCTGACCGGCCAGCGCGGTCCGACGGCGCAAGAACTGAAGCGCCTGCAGGACAGCTGCGAAGGTGAGATGAACATGATGCGTCACTGCCGTCAGTGCCGCGCGGATGCCGTCGGCCTCCTCGGTGAGGACCGCAGCGCCGAGTTCACCACCGAAAAGATCATGGAGATGGACGTCAACTACGATCTCGCGACCCGTCAGGCCTATCAAGCCCGCGTCGAAGAAGAGCGTAATGCCGTTGCCGGCGCCAAGGCTGCCGAACTCCAGATCCTGGCCGATGTCGAAAGCGACATCAAGATCCTCGTCGCGGTTGCCACCAAGGGCAGCGGCCGCATCAACGAGCATTTCGGTCATGCGTCTGAATTCCAGATCTATGAGCTGAGCACAGGCAAGGGTGCCCACTTCATCGGTCACCGCCGCGTCGACCTGTATTGCCAGGGCGGCTACGGCGAGGAAGACGCTCTCGAGACCGTCATCCGCGCCATCAAGGACTGCCATGCGGTGTTCGTCGCCAAGATCGGCGGCTGCCCGAAGAAGGACCTTCTCGCGGCCGGTATCGAAGCGATCGACGAATTCGCTCATGAGTTCATCGAGAAGTCCGCGATCACCTACTTCAAGCGTTATCTCGAAGGCGTGAAGGATGGTTCGATCACTCACGTTGAAAAGGGTGATGCCGAAATCCGTCCCGGCGAAGTCGCGGTGGACGTGGTCGCTGCTGAATAA
- a CDS encoding YfhL family 4Fe-4S dicluster ferredoxin, giving the protein MSLKIAVSCVNCSACEAECPNEAISAGEGIYVIDPAKCTECIGFHDDPQCALVCPVEETCVIDDNYPRYQAA; this is encoded by the coding sequence ATGTCATTGAAAATCGCGGTCTCATGTGTCAATTGTTCGGCCTGCGAGGCAGAATGCCCGAACGAAGCCATTAGCGCCGGCGAGGGGATCTATGTGATCGATCCTGCCAAGTGCACGGAATGCATTGGTTTTCATGACGACCCTCAATGCGCGCTGGTTTGTCCTGTTGAAGAGACCTGCGTGATCGATGACAATTATCCCCGTTACCAGGCTGCCTGA
- a CDS encoding HesB/IscA family protein, whose translation MDDLNVTITPAADKFVRRMLRFDGGPNSGLRLSVAPGGCSGLSAEFAVVDKPTASETVHETNGLRFFIDAQSKVLLQGVTMDFVETPTSAGLKFHDPKAVSTCGSHSAPSLDLHDHKH comes from the coding sequence ATGGACGATCTCAACGTTACGATTACCCCTGCCGCTGACAAATTCGTGCGGCGTATGCTGCGTTTCGATGGTGGTCCGAACAGCGGTTTGCGGCTGTCTGTTGCTCCGGGTGGCTGCTCCGGTCTTTCCGCCGAATTCGCGGTCGTTGATAAACCAACGGCGAGCGAGACCGTGCATGAGACCAATGGCCTGCGCTTTTTCATCGATGCTCAGAGCAAGGTTCTCCTGCAGGGCGTGACTATGGATTTCGTCGAGACCCCGACTTCGGCCGGTCTGAAATTCCATGATCCCAAGGCTGTTTCCACCTGTGGCAGCCATTCGGCTCCGAGCCTCGATCTCCACGATCACAAGCACTAG
- a CDS encoding 4Fe4S-binding leucine-rich repeat protein, giving the protein MTTEADEARDWQGRELTCEGCPHQALQAEGKCQLKQACVRDRYARRIDRFFNWNPSLANEHLNDPFFEVRAVAAKHADVFRLPALLNDPDETVRWAAAARLPDSYMARLRNDPHREVRIRVVSRLDEAGLVSMIHDPDYYVRTMVARRLSPSTLPLMINDPEIEVRRTVVHRIDPSQLMRMAKDKEPAIRLEVAQRLSNEQLIELKDDPDWRVRYEVAERIDVKALGSLVNDPDPLVSELARQRLHEAEGAQAAEGEASDRFGTAS; this is encoded by the coding sequence ATGACGACTGAGGCGGATGAGGCCCGCGACTGGCAGGGTCGCGAACTCACATGTGAAGGCTGTCCGCATCAAGCCTTGCAGGCCGAAGGGAAATGCCAGCTCAAGCAGGCCTGCGTGCGCGATCGTTATGCGCGGCGCATCGACCGGTTCTTCAATTGGAATCCGTCACTCGCCAATGAGCATCTGAACGATCCGTTTTTCGAGGTGCGTGCGGTGGCGGCCAAACATGCGGATGTTTTCCGCTTGCCGGCGCTACTCAACGATCCCGACGAGACCGTGCGCTGGGCGGCGGCCGCTCGCCTGCCGGATTCCTATATGGCGCGCCTGCGCAATGACCCGCATCGCGAGGTCAGGATCCGTGTGGTGTCGCGTCTGGACGAGGCCGGTCTGGTCTCGATGATTCACGATCCTGATTATTATGTGCGCACTATGGTCGCGCGGCGTCTGTCGCCATCGACCCTGCCGCTGATGATCAATGATCCAGAGATCGAAGTCCGGCGGACGGTGGTGCATCGGATTGATCCCTCCCAGCTGATGCGCATGGCCAAGGACAAGGAGCCGGCCATTCGCCTGGAAGTGGCACAAAGATTGTCTAATGAGCAGTTGATCGAACTCAAAGACGATCCCGATTGGCGTGTGCGTTACGAAGTTGCCGAACGGATCGATGTCAAAGCTTTGGGTTCCTTGGTGAATGATCCCGATCCGCTGGTTTCCGAATTGGCTCGGCAGCGTTTGCATGAGGCCGAAGGGGCGCAAGCCGCTGAAGGCGAGGCGAGTGATCGGTTCGGCACGGCTTCTTGA
- a CDS encoding nitrogen fixation protein NifZ: MTNISRDSDVVELNEPPRFNYGQRVRTKRTVRNDGTYCGKDVGDVLAKKGEEGYVMNIGTFLQQHYIFGVEFILTGNKVGMKTRELEAVDDDDDAPAPKKKAPKASTEGEE; the protein is encoded by the coding sequence ATGACCAATATCAGCCGCGATAGCGATGTGGTTGAGCTTAATGAGCCGCCACGTTTCAATTATGGACAACGGGTGCGCACCAAGCGCACGGTCCGCAACGACGGCACCTATTGCGGCAAGGACGTGGGCGACGTTCTCGCTAAAAAGGGCGAGGAAGGCTATGTCATGAACATAGGAACCTTCCTGCAGCAGCATTATATTTTTGGCGTCGAGTTCATTCTGACCGGCAATAAGGTCGGCATGAAGACCAGGGAACTCGAGGCTGTCGATGATGATGACGACGCACCGGCTCCGAAGAAAAAAGCGCCGAAGGCTTCAACCGAAGGAGAAGAATGA
- a CDS encoding nitrogen fixation protein NifZ, whose amino-acid sequence MEPGGGHPPRFQWGQRVQATEDLYNDGSYPDQPLDALLVKEGDLGEIVNVGVISETNRPLYLVEFDGQRLVVGCLEEELAPV is encoded by the coding sequence ATGGAGCCAGGGGGTGGACATCCGCCGCGATTCCAATGGGGGCAGCGGGTTCAGGCGACCGAAGATCTGTATAATGATGGATCTTATCCGGATCAGCCGCTCGATGCGCTTCTCGTCAAGGAAGGGGATCTCGGTGAGATCGTCAATGTCGGCGTGATCAGCGAAACCAATCGTCCGCTTTACCTGGTCGAATTCGATGGCCAGAGATTGGTCGTGGGTTGCCTCGAAGAAGAACTGGCGCCTGTTTAA
- a CDS encoding cysteine desulfurase family protein, giving the protein MIYLDNNATTAVAPEAIEAMAECMRSGPTNPSSKHKAGECSKESVMQARGEVARFLSCSPPEIVFTSCGTESNHMAILGALALNPDKKHIVASAVEHPSCLELLRHLEKQGVAVSYVPVDAQGQLDAAAVASSIRPDTALVTVMWANNETGVIFPIEAIAAITKEKGVLFHTDAVQAVSKIPVDLKQVPVDLLSLSGHKLHGPTGIGVLFVRKGIKLPSQIFGHQERARRGGTENVPGIIGLGKAAVLAQKELAEQQVQLAALRDRLEAAVLAAVPIATVNGAGAKRVSNTTNIRFGNLEAELLLERLDRAGICASAGAACTSAGTEPSHVLLAMGVDERGALSSIRFSLGRDNTAADIDTLLEVLPGIVNEAAAIAA; this is encoded by the coding sequence ATGATCTATCTCGATAATAATGCCACGACGGCTGTGGCGCCCGAAGCGATCGAAGCCATGGCCGAATGCATGCGCAGTGGCCCGACCAATCCTTCGAGCAAGCACAAGGCAGGCGAGTGCAGCAAGGAATCCGTCATGCAGGCGCGTGGCGAGGTTGCGCGCTTTCTGTCCTGTTCGCCGCCAGAAATCGTCTTCACGAGCTGCGGCACCGAATCCAACCATATGGCCATTTTGGGCGCGCTCGCTCTCAATCCCGATAAAAAACATATTGTCGCGAGCGCCGTCGAACATCCGTCCTGCCTGGAGCTTTTGCGCCATCTCGAAAAGCAGGGCGTCGCGGTGAGCTATGTGCCGGTGGATGCGCAAGGCCAATTGGATGCCGCCGCGGTCGCTTCGAGCATTCGGCCCGATACGGCGCTGGTGACGGTCATGTGGGCGAATAACGAGACCGGCGTCATTTTCCCCATCGAGGCCATTGCCGCGATCACCAAGGAAAAAGGCGTTCTGTTCCATACCGACGCGGTGCAGGCGGTCAGCAAGATTCCGGTCGATCTCAAACAAGTGCCGGTCGATCTTTTGTCGCTCTCCGGCCATAAGCTGCATGGCCCGACGGGCATTGGTGTTCTCTTTGTGCGCAAGGGGATCAAACTTCCTTCGCAGATCTTCGGCCACCAGGAACGGGCGCGTCGCGGAGGCACGGAGAATGTTCCGGGCATTATCGGTCTCGGCAAGGCGGCGGTGCTCGCGCAGAAGGAATTGGCTGAACAGCAGGTTCAGCTCGCCGCCCTGCGTGACCGTTTGGAGGCGGCGGTGCTTGCCGCCGTTCCGATCGCGACAGTCAATGGCGCCGGTGCCAAGCGTGTCTCGAATACGACCAATATCAGGTTCGGCAATCTCGAGGCCGAACTGCTTCTCGAACGTCTTGATCGCGCCGGTATTTGTGCGTCCGCTGGCGCTGCGTGTACCTCGGCGGGGACGGAGCCGTCGCATGTGTTGCTGGCGATGGGGGTTGACGAACGCGGCGCTTTGTCGTCGATAAGATTCTCCCTGGGCCGTGATAATACAGCGGCGGATATAGACACGCTTCTCGAAGTGCTGCCCGGGATCGTGAACGAAGCAGCCGCCATCGCCGCTTGA
- the nifT gene encoding putative nitrogen fixation protein NifT — protein MKIMLRKDGAGQLSVYVPKKDLEEPIVSMEKPDMWGGIVTLGNGWQLELPEAGPGTVLPCTVEARKLNDD, from the coding sequence ATGAAGATCATGCTGCGTAAGGACGGTGCCGGTCAATTGTCGGTCTATGTGCCGAAAAAGGACCTCGAGGAGCCGATCGTCTCCATGGAAAAGCCGGACATGTGGGGCGGCATCGTGACTCTTGGCAATGGCTGGCAGCTTGAATTGCCGGAAGCCGGCCCTGGCACGGTTCTTCCTTGCACCGTCGAAGCACGTAAATTGAACGATGATTGA
- a CDS encoding DegT/DnrJ/EryC1/StrS family aminotransferase, translating to MSANLIPLCDPDMSQAELDAVLEVLQSANITSGDTVEAFEEAFARYLGRKYAVATSSGTMGLMLVLDAYGLGPGAEVITSPHSFREIAHAISLRGAFPIFADIDYWSGCMQPAKAENKLSDKTRALLVSNVNGHPAAWTEFRELADKYKLILIEDSSEAIGSTYKNSLVGTFGDCSVFDFSQPGPLVCGQGGMVVTDDIDVYMALRRYRNHRLDERSSVVVGRAPAYNGTMSNLSAALGLVQLQRLELILERRKRTEFWYFDYVKSFEGIKDPYIGPDVTEVHWFLYIVHLGTRFSRSSRDGIIEDLIKEEIEAAAYSVPMHLQPHYFDLGYRKKDFLVTEKVADRAVALPFHAHLTEDQIAFIVGSMKDASINIGAGAEITL from the coding sequence ATGAGTGCGAACCTGATTCCCCTCTGCGACCCGGACATGTCGCAGGCGGAATTGGATGCCGTCCTCGAAGTCTTGCAATCCGCCAATATTACGTCGGGTGACACGGTCGAAGCTTTCGAGGAAGCTTTCGCACGTTATCTCGGACGTAAATATGCGGTCGCGACATCGAGCGGCACCATGGGGCTGATGTTGGTGCTCGACGCCTACGGCCTTGGCCCGGGCGCGGAGGTCATTACCTCACCGCATTCCTTCCGTGAAATCGCGCATGCAATCAGCCTGCGCGGCGCCTTTCCGATTTTCGCGGATATCGATTACTGGTCTGGCTGCATGCAGCCAGCCAAGGCTGAGAATAAACTCAGCGACAAAACCAGGGCATTGTTGGTCAGCAATGTGAACGGTCATCCGGCTGCCTGGACCGAATTCCGCGAACTCGCCGATAAATACAAGCTGATCCTGATCGAGGATTCGAGCGAGGCCATTGGTTCGACCTACAAAAATTCTCTCGTCGGTACATTCGGCGATTGTTCTGTGTTTGATTTCTCACAACCCGGTCCGTTGGTTTGCGGCCAGGGCGGTATGGTCGTCACCGATGATATCGACGTCTATATGGCCTTGCGGCGTTACCGTAACCATAGGCTTGACGAAAGGTCATCCGTCGTCGTAGGTCGCGCGCCAGCATACAATGGCACCATGAGTAATCTTTCGGCGGCTCTGGGTCTCGTTCAGTTGCAACGTTTGGAGCTTATTCTCGAACGGCGCAAACGGACGGAATTCTGGTATTTCGACTACGTCAAATCCTTCGAGGGGATCAAGGATCCCTATATCGGGCCGGATGTGACGGAAGTGCATTGGTTTCTCTATATCGTCCATCTCGGCACACGTTTCTCGCGGTCGAGCCGGGACGGTATCATTGAAGATCTGATCAAGGAAGAGATCGAAGCGGCGGCTTATTCTGTCCCCATGCATCTGCAGCCGCATTATTTCGATCTAGGCTATCGCAAGAAAGACTTCCTGGTGACGGAAAAAGTTGCCGATCGCGCGGTGGCTTTGCCCTTCCATGCTCATCTGACCGAAGATCAAATCGCCTTCATTGTCGGTTCGATGAAGGATGCGTCAATTAATATCGGTGCTGGTGCTGAAATTACCCTTTGA
- a CDS encoding 2Fe-2S iron-sulfur cluster-binding protein — translation MPIVTIKPQDKTQEGAEGTTLREVIIAAGIPLNECTCAKGYFDNCHAFITEGKKSLGKATREENERLDQIVGVGSKSRLICEAKLGPENVTVELLGALSG, via the coding sequence ATGCCTATCGTGACAATTAAGCCCCAAGACAAGACGCAAGAAGGGGCTGAGGGGACAACTCTCCGCGAGGTGATCATCGCCGCGGGTATTCCCTTGAATGAATGCACCTGTGCCAAGGGATATTTCGACAATTGTCATGCCTTCATTACGGAAGGCAAGAAGAGCCTCGGCAAGGCGACCCGCGAGGAAAATGAACGTCTCGACCAGATCGTCGGCGTCGGTTCCAAGTCGCGTCTTATCTGCGAAGCAAAACTTGGCCCGGAAAATGTTACGGTCGAACTGCTTGGTGCGCTGTCCGGCTGA
- a CDS encoding SIR2 family NAD-dependent protein deacylase: MNQQSLEEIHAALVGGLLIPYVGPGALTLVPGECPLPVGPEVLVEKLTAKATVPHKIRKNLSAAAQFIENFKHRKTINAVMTAAFEPHVEPTDLHRFIASWPKLPLVVHAWYDDLMLQALAARDNWGFVQAVSQAEHLATWVHYFNKDGSKIETEQELAVAETWDTMLYEPWGSVRPEGNFLVSDSDYVEVLTEIDIQTPIPEKVKEIRKNRHFLFLGCRFQTQLERIFAFQILKRSSDKHWAVMPEKPTKNELKFFEKYNVELIDTPLAEFLGQLVQKEALPA; the protein is encoded by the coding sequence ATGAATCAGCAATCGCTCGAAGAGATTCACGCGGCGCTTGTGGGCGGTCTTCTCATCCCCTATGTGGGGCCGGGAGCCTTGACGCTCGTTCCTGGTGAATGTCCGCTTCCGGTAGGACCCGAAGTTCTGGTCGAAAAGCTGACCGCCAAGGCGACCGTTCCGCACAAGATCCGCAAGAATCTTTCGGCGGCTGCGCAGTTCATCGAGAACTTCAAACATCGCAAAACGATCAACGCGGTGATGACTGCGGCTTTCGAGCCGCATGTCGAACCGACCGATCTGCATCGTTTCATCGCCTCATGGCCCAAATTGCCGCTTGTCGTCCATGCTTGGTACGACGATCTCATGCTGCAAGCGCTCGCAGCTCGCGACAATTGGGGGTTCGTGCAGGCGGTGAGCCAAGCCGAACATCTCGCGACCTGGGTCCATTATTTCAATAAGGATGGGTCCAAGATCGAGACGGAACAGGAATTGGCGGTCGCCGAAACCTGGGACACCATGCTCTATGAGCCCTGGGGGTCCGTGCGTCCGGAAGGCAATTTCCTCGTGTCCGATTCCGATTACGTCGAAGTTCTGACGGAAATCGATATTCAGACGCCTATCCCTGAAAAGGTTAAGGAAATCCGCAAAAATCGGCATTTCCTCTTCCTCGGTTGCCGTTTCCAGACACAATTGGAACGGATCTTCGCCTTCCAAATCCTCAAGCGTTCGTCCGATAAACATTGGGCGGTCATGCCGGAAAAGCCGACAAAGAACGAACTCAAGTTCTTTGAAAAATATAATGTCGAACTGATCGATACGCCGCTGGCGGAATTTTTGGGCCAACTGGTCCAGAAGGAAGCGCTCCCGGCCTGA